In Bradysia coprophila strain Holo2 unplaced genomic scaffold, BU_Bcop_v1 contig_358, whole genome shotgun sequence, one DNA window encodes the following:
- the LOC119081692 gene encoding ATP-binding cassette sub-family G member 1: MDTKIKPKNIEFKQLTYTVPVKNDTRDILKSVSGEFKSGEITAIMGPSGAGKSTLLNILTGFIQTGVCGQVKMNNVNVSDKKYRRQCCYILQEDNLYPTFTVQETMILSASLKISGISTEEKKQIVDNVLNTLQLTHTKSTKCGHLSGGQKKRLSIALELLGNPPVLFLDEPTTGLDSLSSTNCIRLLHHLSREGRTIVFTIHQPAASIFETFDHIYVLAEGNCVYQGTANNTVPYLSSIGLNCPQYHNPADFLLEVANKEYGDFGPDLTQAAKDERWRFNSNFITDQLNTSFDHFQIEGEKTAVYRNNSNDSKELHVAPSEWTKFVLLLGRCQIHYYRDWTVTHLKILLHICTALLVGLMYGDSGINATKSVANVGLFLIGVCYLWYTSIMPSILKFPSEVDILKKETFNNWYPLRTYFCANMIISTPIHIVMSTLFAAIVFFMTEQLFEVDRFLKFTLIYILTTIVADGFGLILGSVFTPVNGVFVGATSSAFILAFSGFIALHSHISKPMRLLSNMSSMSYMLEAIVLSLYDNNRADLICPDTEMYCHYKSPKLILDELGMTATNFEFDVGMIVAQMVVLKGLAYLLLQRRLKKS; encoded by the exons atggATACGAAGATTAAGCCTAAAAACATCGAGTTTAAGCAGCTAACATACACAGTTCCAGTCAAAAATG ACACCCGAGACATTCTCAAATCTGTATCTGGAGAATTTAAATCCGGTGAGATAACTGCAATCATGGGACCATCGGGTGCTGGCAAGTCCACTCTGTTAAACATTTTAACAGGTTTTAT ACAAACTGGTGTCTGTGGACAGGTAAAAATGAACAATGTTAATGTGTCTGACAAGAAGTATAGAAGGCAATGCTGCTATATATTACAAGAAGACAATTTATATCCAACATTTACTGTTCAGGAAACAATGATTCTTTCAGCTTCACTAAAAATTAGTGGCATTAGTACTGAGGAAAAGAAACAGATA GTGGACAATGTACTGAATACTCTACAATTAACACATACCAAAAGTACGAAATGTGGTCACTTATCCGGTGGTCAAAAGAAGCGTCTATCAATTGCACTGGAGCTGTTAGGCAATCCTCCAGTGTTATTTTTGGACGAGCCAACAAC CGGCCTAGACAGTCTATCATCAACAAACTGTATTCGACTGCTACATCATTTATCTCGTGAAGGACGCACAATAGTATTCACAATACATCAACCTGCCGCATCAATATTTGAAACTTTTGATCACATTTATGTGTTAGCTGAAGGAAATTGTGTGTATCAAGGTACGGCGAACAATACAGTGCCGTATTTAAGTTCAATTGGCTTGAACTGTCCGCAGTACCATAATCCAGCtgattttc tCCTGGAAGTGGCCAACAAAGAGTACGGAGATTTTGGTCCAGATCTAACACAGGCAGCCAAGGACGAACGCTGGCGATTCAATTCGAATTTTATAACCGATCAACTAAACACGTCGTTTGaccattttcaaattgaaggaGAAAAAACAGCTGTCTatcgaaataattcaaatgatAGCAAGGAGCTTCATGTTGCCCCGTCAGAGTGGACAAAATTTGTGCTGTTGTTAGGTCGTTGTCAAATTCACTATTATAGAGACTGG ACTGTTACACACTTAAAAATATTGCTTCACATCTGCACTGCCCTTTTGGTAGGACTTATGTATGGCGACTCAGGTATAAATGCTACGAAGTCTGTTGCGAATGTTGGATTATTTCTAATTGGTGTATGTTATCTCTGGTATACGTCCATAATGCCTAGCATCTTGAAAT TTCCGTCAGAGGTTGATATTCTCAAAAAGGAGACTTTCAACAATTGGTATCCGCTGAGGACATATTTCTGTGCAAATATGATAATTAGCACTCCGATACAC ATTGTCATGTCGACGCTGTTTGCAGCGATCGTATTCTTCATGACCG AACAATTGTTTGAAGtggatcgatttttgaaatttacattGATCTACATTTTAACAACGATCGTTGCCGATGGCTTTGGTTTGATTCTTGGTTCTGTGTTCACTCCTGTg AATGGGGTATTTGTCGGCGCTACATCATCAGCGTTTATTCTGGCCTTTAGTGGATTCATTGCACTCCACAGTCATATATCGAAACCAATGAGACTTCTATCGAATATGTCATCAATGAGCTATATGCTGGAAGCAATTGTTCTGTCGTTGTACGATAATAACAGAGCAGACCTTATATGTCCCGATACGGAAATGTATTGCCATTACAA GAGTCCTAAACTGATTCTAGACGAACTGGGAATGACGGCGACGAATTTCGAGTTTGACGTCGGCATGATCGTAGCTCAAATGGTTGTGCTGAAGGGACTGGCATATTTATTACTTCAGAGACGACTCAAAAAAAGCTGA
- the LOC119081693 gene encoding RNA 3'-terminal phosphate cyclase isoform X2 has protein sequence MGGQILRMALCCSALTGKPIKVSKIRAGRQKGGLAAQHLKGLELLRDMCNAKVIGASLGSTEIEFHPDVLKGGKYYADTQTAGSVALLLQVALPVALFCNSPLSLELKGGTNCEMAPQMDFMTEIFRPNLEKFGATFDFDLRKRGYFPRGGGHCVIDIKPVIRLNSTEICDFGEVDSFFGWSFVAGTLPIKMANEFAEGAKSEMKKLNLNKSINIEAYKESADVASGNCSGIILGCNTNTNCILGGSALGSRKESCFDSGKRAATEIVNLIPIRACVDDHVQDQLIIFMALANGLSRIRTGPLTLHTKTAIHIAELITNVKFTVLEDGSTNVIECNGIGLENKFLNK, from the exons ATG GGTGGTCAAATTCTTCGAATGGCCCTCTGTTGCAGTGCATTAACTGGGAAGCCTATCAAAGTATCGAAAATAAGAGCCGGACGGCAGAAAGGAGGCCTAGCCGCCCAACATCTAAAAg GATTGGAACTGTTGCGAGATATGTGCAATGCCAAAGTAATTGGTGCATCTTTAGGTTcaactgaaattgaatttcatccAGATGTGCTGAAAGGTGGAAAATATTACGCAGATACGCAAACGGCTGg GAGTGTCGCACTATTGCTGCAGGTTGCACTTCCGGTAGCACTTTTTTGCAATTCACCATTATCGTTAGAATTGAAAGGAGGTACAAATTGTGAAATGGCACCGCAG ATGGATTTTATGACGGAAATATTCAGACCAAACCTGGAAAAATTTGGCGCAacgtttgattttgatttacgTAAACGAGG GTACTTTCCGAGAGGAGGAGGACATTGCGTAATTGATATTAAACCCGTTATTCGTTTGAATTCAACCGAAATTTGTGACTTTGGAGAAGTTGACAGCTTTTTCGGTTGGAGTTTTGTGGCTGGTACGTTACCGATTAAG ATGGCTAACGAGTTTGCAGAAGGTGCCAAGTCTGAAATGAAGAAGCTAAATTTGAacaaatcaataaatattGAAGCGTATAAGGAAAGTGCAGATGTCGCCAGTGGTAATTGCTCGGGTATCAT tCTAGGCTGTAACACCAATACAAATTGCATTCTGGGTGGTTCAGCGTTAGGATCTAGAAAGGAAAGCTGTTTTGACTCGGGAAAAAGAGCAGCCACGGAAATTGTGAATTTAATTCCGATCCGTGCTTGCGTCGATGATCATGTTCAG GATCAATTGATCATTTTCATGGCGCTAGCGAATGGACTAAGTCGAATTCGAACCGGACCGCTTACGTTACACACAAAAACGGCTATCCACATAGCTGAACTGATCACAAACGTAAAGTTTACCGTTCTCGAAGACGGATCCACAAATGTTATCGAATGTAATGGCATTGGATtggaaaataagtttttgaataaataa
- the LOC119081696 gene encoding translation machinery-associated protein 7 homolog encodes MSGREGGKKKPLKAPKKEGKDLDDEDLAFKAKQKEAQKAMEQAKQKASQKGPLVSGGIKKSGKK; translated from the exons ATGTCTGGCCGTGAAGGAGGAAAAAAGAAACCACTAAAAGCGCCGAAGAAGGAAG GAAAGGACTTGGATGATGAGGACCTag CTTTCAAGGCGAAACAGAAGGAAGCACAGAAAGCTATGGAACAAGCTAAACAAAAGGCTTCGCAGAAAGGCCCGCTCGTAAGTGGCGGAATAAAGAAATCTGGGAAGAAATAA
- the LOC119081693 gene encoding RNA 3'-terminal phosphate cyclase isoform X1 — protein sequence MLLIDGSVLEGGGQILRMALCCSALTGKPIKVSKIRAGRQKGGLAAQHLKGLELLRDMCNAKVIGASLGSTEIEFHPDVLKGGKYYADTQTAGSVALLLQVALPVALFCNSPLSLELKGGTNCEMAPQMDFMTEIFRPNLEKFGATFDFDLRKRGYFPRGGGHCVIDIKPVIRLNSTEICDFGEVDSFFGWSFVAGTLPIKMANEFAEGAKSEMKKLNLNKSINIEAYKESADVASGNCSGIILGCNTNTNCILGGSALGSRKESCFDSGKRAATEIVNLIPIRACVDDHVQDQLIIFMALANGLSRIRTGPLTLHTKTAIHIAELITNVKFTVLEDGSTNVIECNGIGLENKFLNK from the exons atgttgctGATTGATGGTAGCGTTCTGGAGGgg GGTGGTCAAATTCTTCGAATGGCCCTCTGTTGCAGTGCATTAACTGGGAAGCCTATCAAAGTATCGAAAATAAGAGCCGGACGGCAGAAAGGAGGCCTAGCCGCCCAACATCTAAAAg GATTGGAACTGTTGCGAGATATGTGCAATGCCAAAGTAATTGGTGCATCTTTAGGTTcaactgaaattgaatttcatccAGATGTGCTGAAAGGTGGAAAATATTACGCAGATACGCAAACGGCTGg GAGTGTCGCACTATTGCTGCAGGTTGCACTTCCGGTAGCACTTTTTTGCAATTCACCATTATCGTTAGAATTGAAAGGAGGTACAAATTGTGAAATGGCACCGCAG ATGGATTTTATGACGGAAATATTCAGACCAAACCTGGAAAAATTTGGCGCAacgtttgattttgatttacgTAAACGAGG GTACTTTCCGAGAGGAGGAGGACATTGCGTAATTGATATTAAACCCGTTATTCGTTTGAATTCAACCGAAATTTGTGACTTTGGAGAAGTTGACAGCTTTTTCGGTTGGAGTTTTGTGGCTGGTACGTTACCGATTAAG ATGGCTAACGAGTTTGCAGAAGGTGCCAAGTCTGAAATGAAGAAGCTAAATTTGAacaaatcaataaatattGAAGCGTATAAGGAAAGTGCAGATGTCGCCAGTGGTAATTGCTCGGGTATCAT tCTAGGCTGTAACACCAATACAAATTGCATTCTGGGTGGTTCAGCGTTAGGATCTAGAAAGGAAAGCTGTTTTGACTCGGGAAAAAGAGCAGCCACGGAAATTGTGAATTTAATTCCGATCCGTGCTTGCGTCGATGATCATGTTCAG GATCAATTGATCATTTTCATGGCGCTAGCGAATGGACTAAGTCGAATTCGAACCGGACCGCTTACGTTACACACAAAAACGGCTATCCACATAGCTGAACTGATCACAAACGTAAAGTTTACCGTTCTCGAAGACGGATCCACAAATGTTATCGAATGTAATGGCATTGGATtggaaaataagtttttgaataaataa